One genomic segment of Hydrocarboniclastica marina includes these proteins:
- the kdsA gene encoding 3-deoxy-8-phosphooctulonate synthase, with protein MTQERIQVGEVRIGNELPFVLFGGMNVLESRDLALKVAESYVRATEKLGIPYVFKASFDKANRSSMHSFRGPGLDEGLKILEDIKTTFGVPLLTDIHEVEQALPAAEVCDIIQLPAFLSRQTDLVVAMAHTGAVINVKKAQFLAPQEMQHIINKCEEAGNDRIILCERGTSFGYNNLVVDMLGFGIMKRLGCPVIFDVTHSLQMPGGRSDSAGGRREAVTELARAGLSQGLAGLFLEAHPDPDQARCDGPCALRLSQLEPFLAQLKQLDDLVKSFPKLDTA; from the coding sequence ATGACGCAGGAACGCATCCAGGTTGGTGAAGTGCGGATTGGCAACGAGCTGCCGTTCGTACTTTTCGGCGGAATGAACGTGCTGGAATCCCGGGATCTTGCCTTAAAGGTGGCGGAGAGCTACGTCAGGGCGACCGAAAAGCTGGGGATTCCCTATGTCTTCAAAGCTTCCTTCGACAAAGCCAACCGCTCGTCCATGCACTCGTTTCGCGGGCCTGGGCTGGATGAGGGCCTCAAGATTCTGGAAGACATCAAAACGACCTTCGGCGTACCCCTTTTAACTGATATTCACGAGGTTGAGCAGGCGCTGCCTGCGGCGGAAGTCTGCGATATTATCCAGCTACCCGCGTTTCTCTCGCGACAGACCGACCTGGTGGTTGCAATGGCGCACACCGGTGCGGTCATAAATGTCAAAAAAGCCCAGTTTCTTGCGCCGCAGGAAATGCAGCACATCATTAACAAGTGCGAAGAGGCGGGGAATGACAGGATCATCCTCTGCGAGCGCGGCACTTCATTCGGCTATAACAACCTCGTCGTCGACATGCTGGGTTTCGGCATCATGAAGCGACTTGGTTGCCCTGTTATTTTTGACGTGACCCACTCACTGCAGATGCCAGGCGGCCGTTCGGATTCCGCCGGCGGCCGTCGTGAAGCTGTAACCGAGCTGGCACGCGCCGGACTTTCCCAGGGGCTGGCAGGACTGTTTCTGGAAGCCCATCCTGACCCCGACCAGGCCAGGTGCGACGGCCCCTGTGCACTTAGACTGAGCCAGCTGGAACCTTTCCTGGCACAGCTCAAGCAATTGGACGATCTCGTCAAAAGCTTTCCTAAACTTGATACTGCGTGA
- the tilS gene encoding tRNA lysidine(34) synthetase TilS — protein MTRVADPLSPASWPVSLQRAFENLPPVAWTVALSGGLDSVVLLHLAMAWQQHRARPHTLRAVHINHGLQSQSNAWASVCQHICDRLAVPLEIVPVAVEGDSGKGLEDAARDARYEAFEQNLRSGEVLLLGHHADDQAETQLYRMMRGSGLAGFAAMPESRPLGQAQLYRPLLSQTRQALAELARESGLFWIEDPSNANDHYDRNYLRNRVLPILKRRWPDASERMERNARHGREAVILLNELAEMDAACTVEASTGDLLLEPLLQLSEPRQRNFVQWWLRTSGLPPLGEKQLLNALPEFLAARADGTAEISGPGFVIRRYNGRAMVLNQAVLGHRPDSTLWQPPGALSWGEGQLVAERSEGKGLVPFEPGFTVRSRQGGEHIVLASGQRQPLKKWLQGRRIPPWERAALPLIWQADVLVGIGDLWIHPDYRALAGQSGWVIRWHSPPFRARATGAAKPLR, from the coding sequence ATGACACGGGTCGCTGATCCGCTCTCTCCTGCGTCGTGGCCCGTTTCCCTTCAGCGGGCCTTTGAAAACCTTCCTCCTGTAGCCTGGACCGTCGCTCTGAGCGGCGGTCTGGATTCCGTGGTGCTGTTGCACCTGGCGATGGCGTGGCAACAGCACAGGGCACGACCTCATACCTTGCGGGCAGTCCACATCAACCACGGGCTGCAGTCTCAATCCAATGCCTGGGCGTCAGTATGTCAGCATATCTGCGACAGGCTGGCGGTGCCGCTGGAAATTGTTCCGGTGGCCGTGGAGGGCGACAGCGGAAAGGGCCTGGAAGACGCGGCCCGCGACGCCCGCTACGAGGCTTTCGAGCAAAACCTGCGTTCCGGAGAAGTGCTGTTATTGGGCCACCACGCGGACGACCAGGCGGAAACCCAGTTGTACCGCATGATGCGGGGATCAGGCCTGGCAGGCTTCGCAGCCATGCCGGAGAGCCGTCCGCTGGGTCAGGCCCAGCTTTACCGTCCGCTGCTTTCCCAGACGCGTCAGGCACTGGCCGAGCTTGCACGGGAGTCGGGCCTGTTCTGGATTGAGGATCCCAGCAACGCCAACGACCACTACGACCGTAATTACCTTCGTAATCGTGTGTTGCCCATACTCAAAAGGCGATGGCCCGACGCAAGCGAGCGAATGGAGCGCAATGCCAGGCACGGCCGAGAGGCAGTCATCCTGCTGAACGAACTGGCAGAGATGGACGCCGCCTGTACTGTCGAAGCCTCGACCGGGGATCTTTTACTGGAGCCGCTGCTGCAGCTGAGCGAGCCCAGGCAGCGGAACTTCGTACAATGGTGGCTGCGTACTTCAGGTTTGCCGCCCCTGGGTGAAAAACAGCTGCTCAATGCGCTGCCGGAGTTTCTCGCTGCTAGGGCAGATGGCACTGCCGAAATTTCCGGGCCGGGCTTCGTGATCAGGCGTTACAACGGTCGGGCAATGGTACTGAATCAGGCCGTACTGGGGCATCGGCCCGATTCGACGTTGTGGCAGCCACCTGGGGCGCTATCCTGGGGCGAAGGCCAACTGGTCGCCGAGCGTAGCGAGGGTAAAGGGCTTGTGCCTTTTGAGCCAGGCTTTACCGTCCGGTCTCGCCAGGGCGGCGAACACATCGTGTTGGCCAGCGGTCAGCGACAGCCGCTCAAAAAGTGGTTGCAGGGGAGGCGTATCCCTCCCTGGGAGCGAGCTGCATTGCCGCTGATATGGCAGGCCGATGTTCTGGTCGGCATCGGTGATCTGTGGATTCACCCTGACTACCGTGCCCTGGCGGGACAGTCCGGGTGGGTGATTCGCTGGCATTCGCCACCGTTTCGTGCCAGAGCAACGGGTGCTGCCAAGCCGCTGCGTTAA
- the truD gene encoding tRNA pseudouridine(13) synthase TruD has product MNQWRLSWPFAWGGPVATGRFKTVPEDFEVEEILTEPFSGEGEHLCLWLEKRGDNTDFIGRQLARCLGVEHMAVSFCGLKDRHAVTRQWFSIQLPGIADDTALEKLGAEFRILSHTRNRSKLRRGQHWGNRFVIRLREVQGDRPALETRLNILAEKGGPNYFGPQRFGHGGGNLREAEALDPRKLRGRNVRTGLYLSAARSWLFNEVLAARVEAGTWLNRIEGDPILERPTGPMLGDGGGGASGPLAETENSMLAAYPAFDRLFRARRLAPERRDLCVVPRDFDMRWEGDDLILAFSLSAGSYATSWLGEAVTLISAEPEKAPGQ; this is encoded by the coding sequence ATGAACCAGTGGCGTCTGAGTTGGCCCTTTGCCTGGGGAGGGCCGGTCGCGACGGGCCGGTTCAAGACGGTCCCTGAAGATTTTGAGGTTGAAGAAATTCTGACGGAGCCATTCTCGGGAGAGGGTGAGCACCTGTGCCTCTGGCTCGAAAAGCGTGGCGACAATACTGATTTTATCGGCAGACAACTGGCTCGCTGCCTGGGTGTAGAACATATGGCGGTCAGCTTCTGCGGACTCAAAGATCGCCATGCCGTCACCCGTCAGTGGTTCAGCATACAGTTACCGGGTATTGCCGACGATACAGCGCTGGAAAAACTGGGGGCCGAATTCAGGATTCTCTCGCATACACGTAATCGCAGTAAGCTGAGACGCGGGCAGCATTGGGGCAACCGCTTTGTGATCCGGCTACGTGAGGTTCAGGGTGACCGGCCCGCCCTGGAAACACGGCTGAATATACTGGCGGAAAAGGGCGGTCCGAACTACTTTGGTCCTCAACGGTTTGGTCATGGTGGTGGTAACCTTCGGGAAGCTGAAGCCCTTGACCCGCGCAAATTGCGGGGCAGAAATGTCCGTACCGGGCTTTACCTGTCAGCGGCACGGTCATGGCTTTTCAACGAGGTTCTGGCAGCTCGGGTAGAGGCTGGCACCTGGCTCAACAGGATTGAGGGCGATCCGATCCTGGAACGCCCGACCGGGCCCATGCTCGGGGATGGCGGCGGAGGCGCGAGCGGTCCGTTGGCTGAGACTGAGAACAGCATGCTTGCGGCGTATCCCGCGTTCGACAGATTGTTCAGAGCGCGCCGTCTGGCGCCCGAACGACGCGACCTTTGCGTTGTGCCACGGGATTTCGACATGCGCTGGGAAGGCGACGATCTCATTCTGGCATTCAGCCTGTCGGCTGGCAGTTACGCGACTTCATGGCTGGGAGAGGCTGTGACCCTGATCTCGGCCGAACCTGAGAAAGCACCCGGGCAGTAA
- the ispF gene encoding 2-C-methyl-D-erythritol 2,4-cyclodiphosphate synthase: MFRIGQGFDVHAFEEGQYVTLGGVRIPHERGLKAHSDGDVLLHALSDALLGALALGDIGHLFPDTEARWENADSRALLHEVMRQVHSRGYRVVNVDATIIAQAPRIAPHITGMRSNIAQDLQVAPDLISVKATTTEHLGFTGRGEGIACQAVCLLQAQDTKKVTAAGSAA; the protein is encoded by the coding sequence ATGTTCCGTATTGGCCAGGGTTTCGATGTCCACGCGTTCGAAGAAGGACAATACGTTACGCTGGGTGGGGTTCGTATTCCCCATGAGCGTGGCCTGAAGGCGCACTCAGACGGCGATGTTTTGCTACACGCACTGTCAGACGCCCTGTTGGGTGCGCTCGCGCTGGGTGATATCGGCCATCTGTTTCCTGACACCGAGGCACGCTGGGAGAATGCCGACAGCCGGGCGCTGTTGCACGAAGTGATGCGCCAGGTCCACTCCCGAGGCTATCGCGTGGTCAATGTGGACGCGACGATAATTGCCCAGGCCCCCAGGATTGCCCCTCACATAACCGGCATGCGCTCAAACATTGCCCAGGACCTGCAGGTCGCACCCGATCTCATCAGTGTGAAAGCGACCACTACAGAACATTTGGGTTTCACCGGGCGTGGCGAAGGTATCGCGTGCCAGGCTGTATGCCTGCTACAGGCCCAGGACACGAAGAAGGTCACGGCTGCCGGGAGCGCGGCATGA
- a CDS encoding DUF368 domain-containing protein, whose product MGAADIVPGVSGGTIAFISGIYERLLTAIAHGPAVLFSAMKHRQARRFWRELDGTFLLALLAGILTSIVSLASVISLLLEQQPVRLWSFFFGLIVAAIWYVGRQIDRFGPGEIAALVAGAVVSFGITLMVPGQIAVTSLTLFAAGAIAICAMILPGISGSFILLLMGMYAPVVNAIDERAILVLGIFAAGCLSGLLLFSRLIAWALRRYQAVALALLTGFMVGSLNKVWPWKLTQEWGEDRHGNPLPLVQANVGPVDYSSVTGEPHYLVSALGLAAAGFVLVLLLEWLGERQNKRAP is encoded by the coding sequence ATGGGAGCGGCAGATATAGTACCTGGTGTATCAGGCGGCACGATCGCTTTTATATCAGGTATTTACGAAAGGCTCCTGACCGCCATTGCCCATGGGCCTGCGGTACTGTTCTCAGCGATGAAGCACCGTCAGGCGCGGCGTTTCTGGCGCGAGCTTGACGGCACGTTTCTGCTGGCCTTACTAGCCGGAATACTGACGAGTATTGTCAGTCTGGCCAGCGTGATCAGTCTGCTGCTGGAGCAGCAGCCAGTCCGGCTCTGGAGTTTCTTTTTCGGGCTCATCGTTGCCGCTATCTGGTACGTGGGTCGCCAGATCGACCGGTTTGGACCCGGCGAAATAGCCGCGCTGGTTGCAGGTGCTGTGGTTTCCTTTGGAATCACCTTAATGGTTCCGGGACAGATCGCGGTGACCAGCTTGACGCTTTTTGCCGCCGGCGCCATAGCCATTTGCGCCATGATTTTGCCGGGCATCTCCGGTAGCTTCATTCTCTTGCTCATGGGCATGTATGCGCCCGTGGTCAACGCGATTGATGAGCGAGCCATTCTGGTACTGGGAATCTTTGCCGCCGGCTGCCTGAGCGGGCTGCTCTTGTTTTCCCGCCTGATCGCCTGGGCGCTAAGGCGCTACCAGGCCGTAGCCCTGGCGCTGCTTACCGGTTTCATGGTCGGTTCCCTGAACAAGGTCTGGCCATGGAAGCTGACCCAAGAGTGGGGCGAAGACCGTCACGGCAATCCGTTGCCGCTGGTTCAGGCAAATGTCGGCCCGGTGGACTATTCTTCCGTTACCGGCGAACCTCATTACCTGGTGTCGGCCCTCGGTCTTGCAGCAGCGGGCTTTGTGTTGGTGTTACTGCTTGAGTGGCTGGGCGAGCGTCAAAATAAGCGCGCCCCCTAA
- the surE gene encoding 5'/3'-nucleotidase SurE, which translates to MNLLLSNDDGVNAPGLGALFEMLRDLGDVRVAAPDRDHSGASNALTLTRPLDVLFLPNGFVSIDGTPTDCVHLGLGDIFDTAFDRVISGINTHANLGDDVLYSGTVAAAVEGRFLAQPAIAVSLVNEGRMHYDTAARVVRRMLDNAMPLAVGARTILNVNVPDVPYDEIKGWEITRLGHRARGQASQPVTCPRGRERFWIGAAGAGDDAGPGTDFHAVQQGKVSITPLQVDMTRYDAFGPLQDWMEAQA; encoded by the coding sequence GTGAATTTGTTGTTGTCCAATGATGATGGCGTTAACGCACCCGGGCTCGGCGCTCTGTTTGAGATGCTGCGCGACCTGGGCGACGTGCGGGTCGCGGCGCCTGATCGTGATCACAGCGGCGCGAGTAACGCGTTGACCCTGACGCGTCCCCTGGATGTGCTGTTCCTCCCAAACGGTTTCGTCAGCATCGACGGAACGCCTACCGACTGCGTACATCTCGGCCTTGGTGATATTTTCGATACGGCGTTCGACAGGGTGATCTCAGGTATCAACACGCACGCTAATCTGGGTGATGACGTCCTCTATTCAGGCACAGTCGCTGCGGCTGTCGAGGGGCGCTTTCTTGCTCAGCCGGCAATTGCTGTGTCGCTGGTTAATGAAGGACGCATGCATTACGACACGGCAGCGCGGGTTGTCCGGCGCATGCTGGACAATGCCATGCCGCTGGCGGTCGGTGCCCGAACCATCCTGAACGTCAACGTGCCCGATGTGCCGTACGATGAGATAAAAGGCTGGGAAATCACCCGCCTTGGCCATCGCGCCCGTGGCCAGGCTTCCCAGCCTGTGACCTGCCCCCGGGGTCGTGAACGGTTCTGGATTGGAGCGGCCGGCGCCGGAGATGACGCCGGCCCCGGCACGGACTTTCATGCGGTCCAGCAAGGCAAGGTCTCCATTACACCCCTGCAGGTTGATATGACGCGCTATGATGCGTTCGGGCCGCTTCAGGACTGGATGGAGGCCCAGGCATGA
- the ftsB gene encoding cell division protein FtsB has product MKWLWAIMAVMIVCLQFRLWVGEGSFAQVWQLNQQIEAQQEANNVLKVRNDRLMAEVRNLREPEGAIEERARTNMGLIRKGETFFLVVQP; this is encoded by the coding sequence ATGAAGTGGCTTTGGGCCATTATGGCCGTGATGATAGTCTGTCTTCAGTTCCGCCTTTGGGTGGGCGAAGGCAGCTTTGCGCAGGTCTGGCAGCTCAATCAGCAAATTGAGGCCCAGCAGGAAGCCAACAATGTCCTTAAAGTCAGGAATGACCGGTTGATGGCCGAGGTACGCAATCTACGCGAGCCAGAAGGCGCTATTGAAGAGCGCGCCCGCACCAACATGGGCCTGATTCGCAAAGGCGAAACCTTCTTCCTTGTCGTGCAACCTTAG
- the eno gene encoding phosphopyruvate hydratase, which produces MAKIASIRAREVLDSRGNPTVEADVVLDSGALGRACAPSGASTGSREALELRDKDKSRYLGKGVLKAVAAINDRIAPALVGRDPALQRELDQVMLDLDGTENKSELGANAILAVSLAAAKAAAAEKGVALYEHIAELNGTPGEFSMPVPMMNILNGGEHADNNVDIQEFMVQPVGVSSFAEALRVGAEIFHSLKKVLQEKGLSTAVGDEGGFAPDLPSNEAALEMIRTAVENAGYTLGKDVTLALDCASSEFFEDGQYHLRGENKKFSATEFADYLAGLCDRYPIVSIEDGMDESDWEGWAALTAKLGKRVQLVGDDLFVTNTRILKRGIDEGIANSILIKFNQIGSLTETLDAISMAQKAGYTAVISHRSGETEDTTIADLAVATRAGQIKTGSLCRSDRVAKYNQLLRIEGQLGSAARYNGLTEIKGQGKA; this is translated from the coding sequence ATGGCGAAGATTGCCTCCATCCGTGCAAGAGAGGTTCTGGATTCCCGGGGTAACCCCACGGTAGAAGCCGATGTAGTTCTTGACTCGGGTGCTTTGGGTCGGGCCTGTGCTCCATCCGGCGCCTCAACAGGGTCTCGTGAGGCCCTCGAGTTGCGTGACAAAGACAAGTCCCGTTACCTCGGCAAGGGTGTGCTCAAGGCTGTCGCCGCCATCAACGATCGTATTGCACCGGCCCTGGTGGGAAGAGATCCTGCTCTGCAGCGTGAACTCGACCAGGTGATGCTCGATCTAGACGGTACCGAAAACAAATCCGAACTCGGGGCCAACGCAATCCTGGCGGTCTCCCTGGCAGCGGCCAAGGCAGCCGCGGCAGAAAAAGGCGTTGCGCTATACGAGCATATTGCCGAACTTAACGGGACGCCCGGTGAGTTCTCCATGCCGGTGCCTATGATGAACATCCTGAACGGCGGGGAGCACGCGGATAACAACGTCGACATTCAGGAGTTCATGGTTCAACCGGTTGGGGTGAGCAGTTTCGCTGAAGCCCTGCGGGTAGGTGCTGAGATATTCCACAGCCTGAAAAAAGTTCTTCAGGAGAAGGGGCTGAGTACGGCAGTGGGTGACGAAGGCGGCTTTGCACCCGATCTTCCATCCAATGAAGCCGCCCTCGAAATGATTCGTACCGCGGTTGAAAATGCGGGCTACACCCTGGGCAAGGACGTCACGCTGGCGCTTGACTGTGCCTCGTCTGAATTTTTCGAGGACGGCCAGTACCATCTGCGCGGCGAAAACAAGAAGTTCTCTGCCACGGAGTTCGCCGATTATCTTGCGGGCCTGTGTGACCGTTACCCCATCGTTTCTATCGAAGACGGTATGGACGAGAGCGACTGGGAAGGCTGGGCGGCCCTGACCGCGAAACTGGGCAAGCGCGTGCAGTTAGTCGGAGATGACTTGTTTGTCACCAATACCCGCATCCTGAAGCGGGGCATCGACGAAGGCATCGCCAACTCGATTCTGATCAAATTCAACCAGATCGGTAGTCTTACCGAAACACTGGACGCCATCAGCATGGCCCAGAAGGCAGGCTATACGGCCGTTATCTCCCATCGCTCTGGCGAAACCGAAGACACCACTATCGCTGACCTGGCTGTCGCTACCCGAGCCGGCCAGATCAAGACAGGTTCCCTCTGCCGGTCCGACCGGGTGGCCAAGTACAACCAGTTACTGCGAATCGAGGGACAGTTGGGCAGCGCAGCACGCTACAACGGCCTTACCGAAATCAAGGGGCAGGGCAAGGCATAA
- a CDS encoding CTP synthase — translation MTRYIFVTGGVVSSLGKGIASASLAAILEARGLKVTILKLDPYINVDPGTMSPFQHGEVFVTDDGAETDLDLGHYERFIRTPMTRRNNFTSGRVYEEVIRKERRGDYLGGTVQVIPHITDEIKRRIVEGAGEADVALIEVGGTVGDIESLPFLEATRQLRVEVGPQRALFMHLTLVPYIATAGEIKTKPTQHSVKEMRSIGLQPDILLCRSEYIIDASSCRKIALFTNVEERAVIPLQDADTIHDIPQMLHSYGLDELIVERFGLQCGPADLSEWQAVVDAERNPEKLVTIAMVGKYMELLDAYKSLIEAVKHAGIRTRTRVEMRYIDSEVIENEGTGILENVDAILVPGGFGSRGVEGKIATVQYARENKIPYLGICLGMQVAVIEYARNVAGLKNAHSTEFRKECPYPVVGLITEWVDAGGAVELRNEASDLGGTMRLGAQDCNLVAGSRAYECYQSNVIRERHRHRYEVNNHFLPHLEKAGLSVSGRSYDNALVEIIEVPDHPWFVACQFHPEFTSTPRDGHVLFEGFVNAAFENGSQRRV, via the coding sequence ATGACGCGCTATATTTTTGTCACAGGTGGTGTGGTGTCCTCGTTGGGCAAAGGTATTGCGTCGGCGTCGCTGGCTGCCATCCTTGAGGCGCGTGGCCTCAAGGTGACCATTCTCAAGCTTGATCCCTATATCAATGTTGACCCGGGCACCATGAGCCCGTTTCAGCACGGCGAAGTGTTCGTTACTGACGATGGTGCGGAGACCGACCTGGACCTTGGCCACTACGAGCGGTTTATTCGCACGCCCATGACACGCCGCAATAACTTTACCAGCGGCCGTGTTTACGAAGAGGTTATCCGTAAGGAGCGCCGCGGCGATTACCTGGGCGGCACCGTGCAGGTCATTCCCCATATCACCGATGAGATCAAGCGCCGCATTGTCGAGGGCGCCGGTGAAGCCGATGTTGCCTTGATCGAAGTTGGCGGCACCGTGGGTGATATTGAGTCTCTGCCTTTTTTGGAAGCTACCCGCCAGTTGCGTGTGGAAGTCGGCCCCCAGCGTGCGTTGTTCATGCATCTGACCCTGGTGCCCTATATCGCCACCGCCGGCGAGATCAAGACCAAGCCTACCCAGCACTCGGTCAAGGAAATGCGTTCCATCGGCCTGCAACCGGATATTCTCCTGTGTCGCTCCGAGTACATTATTGACGCGTCGTCCTGCCGGAAAATTGCGCTCTTCACCAACGTCGAAGAACGGGCTGTCATCCCGCTCCAGGACGCCGACACCATTCACGACATCCCGCAGATGCTGCACAGCTACGGACTCGATGAGCTGATTGTCGAGCGCTTTGGCCTGCAGTGCGGCCCGGCGGACCTGTCAGAGTGGCAGGCTGTGGTCGATGCCGAGCGTAATCCCGAGAAGCTCGTCACTATCGCCATGGTGGGTAAGTACATGGAGTTGCTGGACGCGTACAAGTCGCTTATTGAAGCGGTCAAGCACGCCGGCATCCGCACTCGCACCCGGGTGGAAATGCGTTACATCGATTCCGAAGTGATTGAGAACGAAGGCACCGGCATCCTGGAAAACGTTGACGCGATTCTGGTACCCGGGGGCTTTGGCTCCCGGGGCGTCGAAGGAAAGATTGCAACAGTTCAGTACGCCCGGGAGAACAAGATTCCCTACCTTGGCATCTGTCTGGGCATGCAGGTGGCAGTTATCGAGTATGCCCGCAATGTTGCAGGCCTCAAGAACGCACACAGCACAGAATTCCGCAAGGAGTGCCCGTACCCCGTAGTGGGGCTTATCACCGAGTGGGTCGACGCGGGCGGGGCGGTTGAACTGCGTAATGAGGCGTCTGATCTGGGCGGCACCATGCGTCTGGGTGCGCAGGACTGCAACCTCGTCGCAGGGTCCCGGGCCTATGAGTGCTACCAGAGTAACGTCATCCGCGAGCGGCACCGGCACCGGTATGAGGTTAATAACCATTTCCTCCCCCACCTTGAAAAGGCCGGGCTGTCAGTCTCCGGGCGCTCTTATGACAATGCCCTGGTGGAAATCATCGAAGTGCCGGACCATCCGTGGTTTGTTGCCTGTCAGTTCCACCCCGAGTTCACCTCTACGCCCCGGGATGGCCATGTGTTGTTCGAGGGCTTTGTCAACGCGGCGTTCGAAAACGGAAGCCAGCGCCGGGTTTGA
- the ispD gene encoding 2-C-methyl-D-erythritol 4-phosphate cytidylyltransferase, with protein MTPNSSQSPRVWTIVPAAGVGARMRADRPKPYLRLGDRFLIDLTLERLLKVGRIDTIYLALHPDDRWWGNTESASNGRIVPFTGGAERDDSVRAGLDQFRGRASPLDWVLVHDVARPCVREADIDSLLDELAENRVGGLLGAPLTDTIKEVGADGAVKATADRSRLWRALTPQVFRFEVLDRALQSARENSAKITDEASAVELLGLQPRLVAGCADNIKVTVPEDLALAAWILRGH; from the coding sequence ATGACGCCTAACAGCAGCCAATCACCCCGAGTCTGGACTATCGTCCCGGCAGCCGGTGTCGGCGCCCGTATGCGGGCTGACCGGCCCAAACCCTATCTGAGACTGGGCGATCGGTTTCTGATCGACCTTACCCTGGAGCGGCTGCTGAAGGTTGGTCGTATCGATACGATCTATCTGGCGTTACACCCCGACGACCGCTGGTGGGGCAATACCGAAAGCGCGTCGAACGGGCGAATTGTGCCTTTTACAGGTGGAGCCGAGCGGGACGATTCTGTTCGGGCAGGGCTCGACCAGTTCAGGGGGCGGGCGTCACCGCTGGACTGGGTATTGGTGCACGATGTTGCCCGGCCTTGTGTCAGAGAGGCGGATATTGATTCGTTATTGGATGAGTTGGCTGAAAACAGGGTTGGCGGGTTGCTGGGCGCGCCTTTGACAGACACGATCAAGGAAGTGGGCGCAGACGGCGCGGTGAAGGCTACCGCTGACAGGAGCCGCTTATGGCGGGCCCTGACGCCTCAGGTTTTCAGGTTTGAGGTGCTTGACCGGGCGCTGCAGAGTGCCCGGGAAAACAGCGCGAAAATCACCGACGAGGCCTCCGCAGTAGAGCTGCTCGGACTTCAGCCCCGACTGGTGGCCGGTTGTGCCGACAATATCAAGGTGACCGTCCCGGAGGATCTGGCGCTAGCCGCCTGGATTCTTCGGGGTCACTGA
- a CDS encoding protein-L-isoaspartate(D-aspartate) O-methyltransferase: MSAQLDGIGMTSRRTRMRLIQRLQEAGIRDTKVLDAILKTPRHIFLDEALSHRAYEDSSLPIGHGQTLSQPYIVARMTEILMQSKPSRVLELGTGSGYQTAILAQLVEQVFSVERIAPLQAKARERLRQLSLHNVSLRLAGRTMGWPEAGPYDAILVTAAPARIPDELPLQLAEGGTMIIPVGESSQMLTRVVRRGDDFVTTVLEPVRFVPLLEGVVR; encoded by the coding sequence ATGAGCGCGCAGCTTGATGGCATCGGCATGACCTCGCGAAGGACCCGTATGCGGCTCATCCAGCGGTTACAGGAAGCGGGTATCCGGGATACGAAAGTGCTTGACGCCATTCTCAAGACCCCGCGCCACATTTTCTTGGATGAGGCCTTGTCCCATAGGGCGTATGAAGACAGCTCGCTGCCGATTGGCCACGGTCAAACGTTATCCCAGCCGTACATTGTGGCCCGGATGACCGAGATACTGATGCAGAGCAAGCCTTCCCGGGTTCTGGAGCTCGGTACAGGATCGGGTTACCAGACCGCTATTCTTGCTCAGTTGGTAGAACAGGTGTTCAGTGTCGAGCGAATCGCGCCCCTACAGGCCAAAGCACGTGAGCGTTTGCGTCAGCTGAGCCTGCACAATGTCTCGTTGCGTCTGGCGGGTCGAACCATGGGGTGGCCCGAAGCCGGGCCCTACGATGCCATACTGGTTACCGCAGCGCCGGCGCGCATACCCGATGAGCTTCCGTTGCAGCTGGCTGAGGGCGGGACCATGATCATTCCCGTAGGCGAGTCGTCCCAGATGCTCACGCGGGTGGTTCGGCGTGGCGACGACTTTGTCACAACCGTGCTCGAACCGGTCCGGTTCGTGCCACTTCTGGAAGGCGTGGTGCGTTAG